The Dunckerocampus dactyliophorus isolate RoL2022-P2 chromosome 1, RoL_Ddac_1.1, whole genome shotgun sequence genome has a segment encoding these proteins:
- the perm1 gene encoding PGC-1 and ERR-induced regulator in muscle protein 1, giving the protein MEDFEFSVEICDRDWQCFYEECEECNLHPPLLATGDDSGLSDGDDTKSAFVESTQKIELKKRFPEADYSLDSTANYTTDSTPDCKSFPVKTGLRQQAITGMESTLSCSEEDIHLQSVNMFFEGITESRESKEEVVDLCHNVIEVCCDQPARGETIVGKGNDISKINTVKKAQPGSQLKTDIPFNSGSMESRTHKATLHRPHDLPDDSVCSEVKEVQMCPSSHLRKKDHAGDPPNSDSSLTSIKRKRRKKRRLSVEPAQSEYDRQTDEEQDLSSRHSSTRFLCLTEAQEIDLLVTNDLPRIIHPSGSLSQHERRGNVEHKDDLLCETDADNVCCYSPSCDAKLNLEGRRAEVILPTEIAAWDDDDDAVEGCQGDKLSTAKSVLAAEALHSVRDKHTGCQREAEPQQQMEMEGHSLDQNTSDSKKADFSLMSDTQMLTFSNTDLQTCETKVYPMDELTSDLVDSSVHKSCLSQSPSSVALKETEHHKSCDDNGSYSSGGRSSKNTRLLVSPSEVNIAGSSSSPNPMDTKDGGGKTSPTMPLHQEADHDTGQLLTELKVKDGGVIPTSRHEHPVFVMSSFWREMEKLTINDILGLRNKNEETSDSGCSSNPERSTILQIGEDTFGHLKAVELNPVSTSSKCVLHWESEPKPMCDVYPKPMKMTSLGGFPGHVMSPKGVRKISKNVSVHNLRALDSESCSRMQTGQSLQTLEEGELEKVGYFSDGGTASSTSSASSTHSYSFSLLDIFQYFFGGNQEISSQSVTDDIIDFTMAGNSVSETYDHFFSQFDTNNFFCPFITEEKHKKSSPVTSGQTKLHFPEAYDYFFVSSSSSDDSSEEEEDESCGPVRVVSRLSQKADATHTLTDIYENFFSDGDMRDSFFWKMTFSLRNVHLSGGAAQNKTSIPSSPVHMSQNVQSLAKTTPLRYLAHVDSPDPLILQREDTISKQISARLLGYEELQRAVPSPSKIIQSYINIYK; this is encoded by the exons ATGGAGGATTTTGAATTCAGTGTGGAGATCTGCGACCGTGACTGGCAATGCTTTTATGAGGAGTGTGAGGAGTGTAACCTGCATCCTCCATTGCTGGCCACAGGGGACGATTCTGGGCTGAGTGACGGTGATGACACAAAGTCTGCGTTTGTTGAAAGCACGCAGAAAATAGAACTAAAGAAAAGATTTCCAGAGGCTGATTACTCCCTGGACAGCACGGCTAACTACACAACGGACAGCACACCAGACTGCAAGAGCTTTCCTGTGAAGACTGGTCTTAGACAACAAGCCATTACTGGAATGGAGAGTACCCTGTCGTGCAGTGAGGAAGATATCCACCTGCAGTCGGTCAATATGTTCTTTGAAGGAATAACAGAAAGCAGAGAGTCAAAGGAAGAGGTGGTCGATCTATGCCACAATGTGATAGAAGTCTGCTGCGATCAGCCTGCCAGAGGTGAAACAATAGTTGGCAAAGGGAATGACATcagcaaaataaacacagtaaaaaaagCTCAGCCTGGCTCACAGCTCAAGACTGACATACCATTTAATAGTGGTTCCATGGAATCCAGGACACATAAGGCAACTCTTCATCGACCTCATGACCTCCCTGATGACAGTGTGTGCTCAGAAGTAAAAGAGGTCCAAATGTGCCCATCATCTCATCTCAGAAAGAAGGATCACGCTGGAGACCCTCCGAATTCAGATTCTTCATTGACCTCCATTAAAAGGAAGCGAAGGAAGAAAAGACGACTCAGCGTAGAGCCAGCCCAAAGTGAAtatgacagacagacagatgagGAGCAAGACCTGTCATCACGTCACAGCAGTACCAGGTTCTTGTGTCTAACTGAAGCACAAGAGATAGACTTGTTGGTCACTAATGATCTTCCTCGGATCATCCACCCGTCTGGAAGTCTAAGTCAGCATGAACGCAGGGGAAATGTTGAACATAAAGATGATTTACTGTGTGAAACTGATGCTGATAATGTGTGTTGTTATTCTCCTAGTTGTGATGCTAAATTAAATCTAGAAGGCCGCAGAGCAGAAGTCATTTTGCCTACTGAGATAGCAGcctgggatgatgatgatgatgctgtggAAGGTTGCCAAGGGGATAAACTATCCACTGCTAAGTCCGTCCTGGCTGCCGAGGCTCTACATTCTGTCAGAGACAAGCACACGGGGTGTCAAAGAGAGGCTGAGCCGCAGCAACAGATGGAGATGGAGGGTCACAGCCTGGACCAAAATACCTCTGATTCCAAAAAGGCTGACTTTTCATTAATGTCTGACACTCAAATGCTGACCTTTTCCAACACGGATCTCCAAACGTGTGAGACCAAAGTGTACCCAATGGATGAATTAACATCTGACTTAGTGGATTCGTCAGTTCATAAAAGCTGTCTGTCACAAAGTCCTTCCAGTGTAGCTCTTAAAGAAACAGAACATCACAAGAGTTGTGACGATAACGGTTCCTATTCATCTGGTGGTCGTTCAAGTAAAA ACACAAGGCTTTTAGTGTCGCCCTCTGAAGTAAACATTGCTGGTTCTTCTTCATCTCCCAATCCAATGGACACCAAAGACGGAGGTGGTAAAACGTCCCCAACCATGCCCTTACACCAGGAAGCAGATCATGACACAGGACAATTATTAACAGAATTAAAGGTCAAAGACGGAGGCGTCATCCCAACATCAAGACATGAACATCCTGTTTTTGTCATGTCTTCTTTTTGGCGTGAGATGGAGAAGCTGACAATAAATGACATCTTGGGTTTGAGGAATAAGAATGAGGAAACTAGTGATTCTGGCTGTTCCTCTAATCCTGAGAGGTCCACTATACTGCAAATTGGTGAGGACACATTTGGTCATCTTAAAGCAGTTGAGTTGAATCCTGTTTCCACATCATCAAAGTGTGTACTGCATTGGGAGAGTGAACCTAAGCCCATGTGTGACGTTTATCCCAAGCCGATGAAGATGACCTCTCTGGGTGGTTTTCCTGGACATGTAATGTCTCCAAAGGGTGTCcgaaaaatttcaaaaaacgTAAGCGTGCACAATCTACGAGCTCTGGATTCAGAGTCCTGTAGCAGAATGCAGACAGGCCAAAGTTTACAAACCTTAGAAGAAGGAGAGTTGGAGAAAGTGGGGTATTTCAGCGATGGAGGTACAGCTTCATCAACTTCATCAGCTTCATCAACACACAGCTACAGTTTCTCCCTCCTGGATATATTTCAGTACTTCTTTGGAGGAAATCAAGAAATTTCAAGCCAATCAGTGacagatgacatcatagacttcACCATGGCTGGAAATTCTGTTTCTGAAACATACGATCATTTCTTCTCCCAGtttgatacaaataactttttttgcCCTTTCATCACAGAAGAAAAGCACAAAAAGTCGTCTCCAGTCACCTCCGGGCAGACAAAGCTACACTTTCCTGAAGCTTACGACTACTTCTTTGTATCGTCTTCTTCTTCGGATGATTCctcagaagaagaggaggatgaaAGCTGCGGTCCAGTGAGGGTTGTAAGCAGGCTCAGCCAAAAGGCAGATGCCACTCACACCTTAACCGACATTTATGAGAACTTCTTCTCTGATGGTGACATGCGAGACAGTttcttttggaaaatgacatTCTCTTTAAGGAATGTTCACCTCAGTGGAGGTGCAGCCCAGAACAAGACGTCAATCCCTTCCTCTCCTGTACACATGAGCCAAAATGTTCAATCCCTTGCAAAAACAACTCCTCTCAGATATTTAGCTCATGTGGACAGTCCTGATCCACTCATCCTGCAAAGGGAAGACACGATCTCTAAACAAATATCGGCACGACTACTCGGATATGAGGAATTGCAAAGAGCTGTTCCAAGCCCAAGTAAGATCATACAAAGTTACATAAACATTTACAAATAA